In one window of Acanthopagrus latus isolate v.2019 chromosome 15, fAcaLat1.1, whole genome shotgun sequence DNA:
- the epcam gene encoding epithelial cell adhesion molecule: protein MNFWIVLVLAAFAAGASAQSCSCETSKWAVCDGTPCTCTILVGDNVKQTLDCTKLIPKCFLMKAEMYRAKKGLSTRTNIGGKPDETAFVDNDGIYDPDCENDGKFKAKQCNNTEECWCVNSAGVRRTDKGDKSLVCEKLVETYWVRLQLTHKPVNTPVDAKQLKIALADAIHKRYKNFNKDLVRDVEYDPEARLIVVDVKKEKDNRQHDLTQMAYYMEKDVKVLPMFKDQEKFEPTVGSQKLEMENILVYYVDEEAPTFTMKNLSGGIIAVIVVVVLAVIAGLLVLFFAKRRESQRYNKAQQREMEAM from the exons ATGAATTTTTGGATTGTGCTCGTCCTCGCTGCCTTTGCGGCGGGGGCCTCAGCTCAGAGCT GTTCATGTGAAACCTCGAAGTGGGCCGTCTGTGATGGAACCCCATGTACGTGCACGATTCTGGTGGGTGACAACGTGAAACAAACGCTGGATTGCACCAAAT TGATCCCCAAATGCTTCTTGATGAAGGCTGAGATGTACAGAGCTAAGAAGGGTCTGTCCACCCGTACTAATATTGGAGGAAAGCCAGACGAGACGGCCTTTGTGGACAACGATGGCATCTACGACCCAGACTGCGAAAACGACGGCAAGTTCAAGGCCAAGCAGTGCAACAACACAGAGGAGTGCTGGTGTGTCAACAGCGCTGGTGTTCGTCGTACTGACAAGGGAGACAAAAGTCTCGTGTGCGAGAAGCTCGTGGAGACCTA CTGGGTTCGTCTTCAGCTGACACACAAGCCGGTGAACACACCAGTGGATGCCAAGCAGTTGAAGAT TGCCCTTGCGGACGCCATTCACAAGCGTTATAAGAACTTCAACAAGGACCTGGTGAGGGACGTCGAG TATGACCCTGAAGCCCGCTTGATTGTTGTGgatgtgaaaaaggaaaaggacaaCCGCCAGCATGACCTGACCCAGATGGCCTACTACATGGAGAAGGAT GTGAAGGTGCTCCCCATGTTCAAGGACCAGGAGAAGTTTGAGCCGACTGTTGGCAGCCAGAAGCTGGAGATGGAGAACATCCTGGTGTACTATGTGGATGAGGAGGCCCCCACGTTCACCATGAAGAACCTGTCTGGTGGCATCATCGCCGTCATCGTTGTGGTGGTGCTGGCCGTCATTGCTGGCCTGCTGGTCCTG ttctttgccaagaggagagagagccagCGGTACAACAAAGCTCAG CAAAGGGAGATGGAAGCCATGTAA